TGGCCACTCTTGGCTGGTAAccttgagcctcagcttcctcatctgtaaatggggaaaTGACAGTACTTCTTCACAGGGTGCAGCACAGCTGAGGTGCCACACCACTGTGTCACACCCTTCCTTGACTGCtgcttagctgtgtgactttggacaagttccttgccctctctgtgcttcagcttccTTGTTGGATTAAATGGATTTTGCTGGCACTTACCTCATACAGTTGTAGGGAGGATTATTTTGCCTGTGTAATCCTGCCTGACACAAGTCTGTACTCAGGAAATGGGCAGTTGTGGGTATTATAGCCTCAGGGAGGTTAGGAGGACTGAAGGAGACCACTGAGCCAACAGCCTGGCCATTTGGACACAGTGCAAGGATGAGGTCTAGGGGTGAATTGTACTTCATTCCTGCCTTCCCATAGCCTGCCAGGAACCCCACCCAGCGTGGAGTCACAAGTGTGCACAACCCAGCCAGGGTCAGGGTGACAGAGTAAGCCCTTCACccctctaagcctgtttcctcatctgtgtgatGGGGTTAATGGCACTCACATGCATGTTTTCCAGAGGAGTAGAGGCCCCGCTGATAAAGGGTTTGATCCCCCTAGTGGCTGCTGTCATAGCAACAGTTCAGGTGGCAGTGATGGGAAGTACAGTCACTAACGAAATGAGCACctgcagtgtgccaggcactgtgccaggcagctTTCGTGTGCATTTTCTGGTTGAATCCCCAGAATGGTTCTATGAGGCAGTATAGttagtcctcattttacaggtggaggaacttgctgaaggtcacatggctagtaaatgggagagttgggatttgaacccagccagtatgactccagagcccacaaacttcagttttcctttgggCTGGAGGTGAGCCCCTGTCCTTGCCTGTGGCTGTAGGGACCGTGACCAGGCTGATTTCCTCCCTGCATCCTGTGCTCTCTCCCCCAGATCAAAGAGCCAGCTGAGAAGCAAAAGTTCTTCCAAGAGCTGAGCAAGAGCCTAGACTCATTCCCTGAGGATTTCTGCCGGCACAAGGTGCTGCCCCAGCTACTGACTGCCTTCGAGTTTGGCAACGCGGGGGCTGTTGTCCTCACGCCCCTCTTCAAGGTAAGTGGGTCCTGGAGCCACAGAAACTGTAGGGCCCAGAGACTGGCTGGGTAGGTCTGAAGGGCAGAAGAGAAGGCCATGGGTGGGGCCAGCCCTCCGGGGCatcctgggaagggcagccttgTTAGGCAGACCCAAGCCCACGTGAGGAAGAGCTTTGACATCCAGCCCTTCAGCAAGCCAGGGCCACCTGACCCACTTTCAGGGAAGCAGTGGGGAATTCTTGACCTTGGGAAGGGGAACCCTGTGCCTCCAAAATTCTTGCTTCACAGCCTACAGCCCTTCCTGTATTTCCTCAATACAGCCTTCCTGGTCTGACTTGGGCACTctggcccccagggcccaggagtgacccactttcctttctgcctcctgaGTGGCACTCAGCTCTCTTGGCTTTAGGGGCTGGatcctctccccttttctcaGACCCAGCCTGCCATTACCTGGGCACCTGCCATACCCGGCTCGGCCCACCCTGGGAAAACCCGTTCCCCAAAGGAACTTGGcatgggggaagtggggaagacAGCAAGTAAATCCTATGTAGCTGGGAACCCCTAGAAATTATAGGCAGAGTTCTGTGCGCATGTGGCGTCTAGGTGCCTGATTATAAGGAGGAGTACTGAGCTTTAGTGAGCCTCCTAAGAGAGGTGTTGACCCAGAAAGGTTAAGGGCAGGGCTAACTGAGATGAGTATGGATAGAGGGGCTGCTGCGGAAATGCCTGCCCCACCCATTCCCACCCTGGGAAAGTAGCAGGGAGCCTGAGAAAGTTAACTGAGCCCACTgaagtcatcccactcctggatgTAACtgaacccctcctcccctccttctctcaggTGGGTAAGTTCCTCAGCACTGAGGAGTATCAGCAGAAGATCATCCCCGTTGTTGTCAAGATGTTCTCATCAACAGACCGGGCCATGCGCATCCGCCTTCTACAGCAGGTAGGGAATGTGGCCAGACCCCgccccctgccaccccacccagaccccaccctggctgcaggggaggctgctgcttcacctccagccccaggcaggtaGCTCATGCCCCTGCCCTGGCTGCACAGGGACCCCAGAAACCCCTCCCTGTGCGGCCAGGGTGAGGGACCATTAAGGCTGTGCTCTCAGGAAGTCAAAATAATCACAGCACTCATTGGCAGCTTTGGGAATGCCCAGTCTTCCCAGGCTGCAGGGCTCAAATGCTTCCCCACACACCATCCAGTCTCCTGGCTTGGTCGCTTTAGCCATCTAGAGTGGGGATAAAGTCTCTCCCGCCAACCCCAGGGCAGCTGGAAGCATCAGACAGGATTGATGGGATCGAGGGTGGGGTTCACGTGTGAGTCAAGAAGTACCTGGTAGCTCGCAGGTATCCCATTCCTCCCCCAGCTGCCAAGCACACCAGCCCTCCTCGCAGCACTTCTCTGAGCAGTGGCTCTACCCCTTTTTATAGAAGAGGCACTGGAGGTTCTATGAGAGGGTGTGACCCTTTGGGCTGCTGAGCAGTCCCTGGCTCTTCTCAGCACCCTCTTGGCCTTTCCTCATCATTCCAGGTGGGCCTGAGGCCAGATGTGAGGTGAGGGGCTCAGGAGACTCACCTGGCTAGCCAGTGCCTGCCAGTGGAGAAACCATGCCAAGGGTGGCTCCATGGCTGTGGTGAGGGGTGGCAGGGCTGACCGTGTTCTCATGCCCCAACCCGGGTCACAGATGGAGCAGTTCATCCAATACCTTGATGAGCCAACAGTCAACACTCAGATCTTTCCCCATGTCGTACATGGCTTCTTAGACACCAACCCTGCCATCCGGGAGCAGACAGTCAAGGTGAGTGCGACGAGGCCCAGAGTGGCCACCTCTTTTTCCAGGGCTTAGAGGGGGCTCACCAGAGGACATAGAGGCCCTGGTTTTGGCCTGTGGGTCAAGCAGATTATGGGAGGGGCACTGTACTGCAGGCACTGTACTGCACTTGAGTCCAGGCTGTGGGTATAGCGAGGCAACGAGGCAGGGGGAACAGGGTGGGCATGGCCAACAGTCCTCTGTTCCACAGACACTCGCTGAGCACCTCCCTGTGCCTGGCCCGCCCTGCATCCCGTGTTCTGATGCagtcctgccttcatggagcttctTTTCAAGGAGATGGGAAGTGGGCTTGGCAGACAAtaaatagaattagaaaaaaatacattacgTTAGAAAGTGATGGAGAGTGTGAAGAGTAGGGTTTGCACTTTTAAAAACAGGGAAGACATTGTTGAAGAGGTCATTTAAGGAAAAATGGTGAAAAGAGGTGAAGGATTGAGCTACATGGAGATCTGGAGGAAATGTGTTCCCTGCAGAagggacagcatgtgcaaaagtgCTGAGGCTGGCGTGTACCTGGAGTGTAGGAGTAGCAGCAGGAGATTCAGTGTGGCTGAAGGGGCATGGTTGTGGAAAGTGGAGTCTGAGAGgtgtggtggggttgggggccagGGCCTCGTAGGGCATGGCAAGGACCTGATGCATTCAATGGGAGTGAGACAGGAGCCATTGGCGGACTGAGCAGAGCACTGACCAGATCTGACTtgttttaaaaggatcacactGTGTTGCTGTGTGGAGAATTGACTCTCAGAGCAAGGGTGGAAGCTGGGACACTGTTAGGGGTTATTACAGTGGCCCAGGTGAGCGATGACAGTGGCTCAGATCCATGTGGTAGCAGCAGGTGGAGAGAACAGGCCACATTCTAAAGGTGGAGCTGACAGTATTTGCCGATGGATGGATTTGGAATCAAGGATGGCTCCGAGGTTTCTGGCCTGAGAGACTGGAAGGTTAAGTTGCCGTTTACTGAGAAGACTGGGAGGCACAGTTTTGTGGGAGGAAATTGAGCCCAGTCTTGGCCATGTCTGTTAGCCAGGTGGAGGTGTCTAGTCGGCCAGCGGTTATGCGCGTGTGAAATTTAGGGAAGAAGTCTGGGCTGGAGGTACCCATCTGGGCCCTGTCAGCTAACAAGGGCCTTTATAGCCATGAGATGGGTGAGCTTGCCTAGGCTGAGGTGTAAAAAAGAAGAGGCTTGCGGAGTAGCTCTGGGGTCTGAACAGTAAGATCTCAGcaaaaggagactgagaaggggCAGCCGGCGAGGTCAGAGGAGAACCAGGAGAGGGTGTGTCCTTGAAGAACAGATACTAACATTTCAAGGAGAGAGAATCTGGGGGTGTCAAAGCTGCCGAGGGGTCAGGTTTGGTGAAGATGGAGAACTGGccattggatttagcaacatggaggtcactggtgacctcaTCCCAAGCCACCTGGTAGAGGGTCTGTGGAGGTGTTTTTGTGAAGGGTTGAGTAGAGTGCACCAAGGGAGCTGAAGGAGAGGGCTGGGAGACAGGACTGCAGACTGTaatggagacagagaaatggGGTGCCCTTTCCTCAGCATTTTGCGTAGAGGCCAGGGCCAGATTGGGAGGTAGGTTTGGGAGGGCCTTGGCGGGTGTCCTCAGCACCCAGTACACTGGTGGCCTCCGTACCCTCCTGGGAGGCCGCTCTTATGTGTGCCCTTTGCCTGCTCCGGCCCACACTTTCCACCGGCTCCTGCCCTGCAGTCCATGCTGCTCCTGGCCCCGAAGCTAAACGAGGCCAACCTCAATGTGGAGCTGATGAAGCACTTCGCGCGGCTGCAGGCCAAGGACGAACAGGGCCCCATCCGCTGCAACACCACCGTCTGCCTGGGCAAAATTGGCTCCTACCTCAGTGCCAGCGTGAGTGTCCTGCACAAGTGCCAGGAGTTCTGTCACCATCATGGGACCACAGCCAAGTCCTCCAGGGCCAGGTCTCCTTGTGTGGGAGCTGTTATCCTCCCAGAGGCTAGGCCCTGGGTGCTCCATCCCCAGTGTCTGAGTGGAGTGagttgccccaagtcacacagcccaGGCTGCTTGCCCCCAAGGCCTTGCATCCCTTCCCCTCAGTCAGGATCTGTAAATGCAGACAGCTGCAGCACCCAGACACTTaacaggaatgaatgaatcagatCATCAGGGCAGGTGGGAAAGGAGGCACTGGCCCCAGCCCTAAGGCAGCTGCTACTCCAGCCCCTGTCTCTCTGAGGCAGCATGAGCCCAGTGATCTGGGAGAAGTCAAGGTCCAGAGTTTTAAGTAAACTCTCCCCATTGTTAGTGCTTAACTCACATTTTTTAGACTTTGATGGTCTCTGTTCTGGGAAGTCAGGCCTGGCAGTTCTGGGCTCCAGTACTGACCCTATACTCAGGagtcctctccccaccctaccccagaCCAGACACAGGGTCCTCACTTCCGCCTTTAGCCGGGCCACTAAGGACCCGTTTGCACCATCCCGGGTTGCGGGTGTTTTGGGCTTCGCTGCCACCCACAACCTCTACTCGATGAGTGATTGCGCCCACAAGATCCTGCCTGTGCTCTGCAGCCTCACTGTGGATCCTGAGAAATCTGTGCGGGACCAGGTGAGGCACCACTGGGGCTgagccctggagctggggctTTGGGGGATACCTGAGCCCTAGCTGGCCTGGCAGGCTCACAGGAACCTTggaggccccagctctgccccttgctACCCCACAGGCCTTCAAGGCCATTCGAAGCTTCCTGTCCAAACTGGAGTCTGTGTCAGAGGACCCCACCCAGCTGGCTGAAGTGGGTGAGTGGCCCACACTCGTGTTCCCTCTTCCTCTTGCCATATTCTTGACCGTCACCTGTCATGGCTCCCTCCTACCTCACTGGAGTACGTGAGAGGTGGAAGAACCCTGGAGGACAGACTTGACAccagtgcccctccccccatctcaCAGTTGGGAGAACACAGGCCTGGAGGAGAGCCCACTACAGGCTGCTCTGTTTCAGTTATTGCCCTCCTATCACCCTCTCCATGGAAGCCTGAGGTGTCTGTACTTGTCTCTCCTGTCACTGCCCAGAGAAGGATGTCCATGCAGCCTCCAGCCCTGGAATGGGAGGAGCTGCAGCCAGCTGGGCAGGCTGGGCCGTTACAGGGGTCTCCTCACTCACCTCTAAGCTGATACGTGCACACCCCACGGCTGCTCCAGCAGAGACCAACGTCCCCCAGAGGCCCATGCCTGAGGGTGAGTGTCCCAGACTGGCTGTATCAGTGACTGAGAGGGCTTGGGTGTGCTGGCACCCAGGAGCTGTTAACTTCCTGGGGATGGTGATGGGGACATAGGGGACAGGGTATGGTATAGTCTCCTTGAGAGCTTCCCCTccatacccccacccccagcaacctCTGCCCTGTTCTGAGACCTTTCTGGGGCCCTGTGTGTGGGAACTCAGTGAGCCTCTCCTCCCCAGgacttcctgccccagcccccacccctgtccctgcCACACCCACGACTTCAGGCCACTGGGAGATACAAGAGGAGGACAAGGACACAGAAGAGGACAGCAGTGCTACTGACAGATGGGATGACGAAGACTGGGGCAGCTTGGAGGTGATTGGGACTGAGGAGGCCTCCTAGGGGGACCCCAGCTTAAAGGTTACAGGCTGCCATTCAAGAAGGTCATGTGGGCTTGGCTGGTGTCAGACCTGTCCTCATGTGCACAGTATCCCTGGCAAGCAGGTGTCATGGAGTGGCCTTTGTGGGCCAGAGCCAACAGCTGAGCCCTGACTCAACTCCAGAAATGAGAGGCTAGGCTAGAGGTGGTTGGATTAGCCCACTGACCTtcccccctcctctgctcccctccctcctgcacctgTTCTAGTGCCTGCCTGGCGATCAACAAGGAGAGGTAACCCCCGAGACTTACAACCAGACCAGTCCTCCTGGGGGTGGGCTCAGGATTGGTAGGGCTGTCCTGAAGGAAATGGGGGCAGTTACCCCATCTGGCTGACAGCAGTCTTTGGCCCCTGAGGTCACAGGCAGGGGGTGGGACTCTAGACTCATTCCCCAGCCTCATAGAGGAGTGATGACAGGCCAGGTtcagtgtgtttattttatagatgggaaacgGGGTCTGAGGAGCAAATGAGATGAAAGGGAAGAGCAAATGAGATGGAAGGGTGGAGCCCATGACTGGGCAAGGGCTGGGGGGCTTCCTTGCCCTCTTGGGTGGGGCATAGGGGTCTCTATGGTCATGCTCTCCTTCACACACTGCAGCAGGAGGCTGAATCTGTGTTGGCCCAGCAGAACGACTGGAGTACTGGGGGCCAAgccagctgggctgggcaggtAAGCTGAGTGGGACAAGGTGTATGTATGTGGGGAGATAGGGCcttcccccaacctccccccCTACTCCTTGGTACTATCTCCTTCTGTTCTGCAGACCAGCAACCCTGGCCACAAATCCCCAGAGTCAGACTGGAGCAGCTGGGAAGCTGAGGGCTCgtgggagcagggctggcaggAGCCAAGCCCCCCAGAGCCTCCCCCTGAAGGCACACGGCTGGCCAGCGAGTACAACTGGGGTGGACCAGAGCCTAGTGACAAAGGCGATCCCTTTGCTGCCCTGTCAGCGCGTCGGGAGGCTGGTGCCCAGGTACATGGCACCTGTCCAGTGGGAGGGTGCAGACATGGGGTGGACCTCAACTGGGAGTAGGCCTCCACTCCAGTCCACACTTCCCTTTTTCAGCCAAAACTGGATTCGTGGGGTGATGACAACTGGGAGGGCCTGGAGACCGAGAGCCGTAAGTGCTTCCCCTGGGAGGGCTGATGGGCTACCTTCCACTGGGACAGACATGGGCTGGGAAGCTAAGACCTAGGTTGTCCTGATACTATCagacctcctccccttcctgctgccaGGACAGGCCAAGACTGAGCTAGCCAGAAAGAAGCGCGAGGAGCGTCGGCGGGAGATGGAGGCTAAACGCGCTGAGAAAAAGGCGGCCAAGGGCCCCATGAAACTGGGAACTCGGAAGCTGGACTGAACCGCTGGTGTGGGCGCCTCCCAGCCGCGGAGAGCAGGCCCCGCAGATGTATTTATTGTACAAACCATGCGAGCCCGGCCAACCTGGCCAGGCGTATCTCACATGTACATAATCAGAGCCATAATAAATTCTATTTCACACCCCCTGTGCTGGGCTCAGTCTAGCGCCTACAAGGAGGCTGCGGTGGGCGGAGTCCTCGCCCACCACGGAAATGAACATCAATTTGCTTCAGAAACCAAGAAGTAAAGAGGCACGATCTGATTTATCAGTTTCTAGGAAACGCCCTCTGGAAGGAAGACCCGCAGCGCTCGAGAGACCCAACATCCATCCGCCTGTGAACCGGACGGAGCCCGTATGGGCGCGCTGGGAACATGGGTCGCGGGGAAGGGGTCTGCGGGCCCCAAAGGGTCCCTGGGTCCGAGGCACAAGCGGGAGGCCGAGCTCGCCCCGAGTGTTGGGCGGAAACCCCTCTGATCGCCTAGATCCAGGCAGAGGATGGTGTCAGCGGCGGCGCTGGGGCACGCAGGCCCCATGCGGGCGGCTGCGCGCGAAGCCAGCTTTGCAGACGCAGCGGAAGGAACCGCTAGTGTTCACGCAGCGCTCGCTCTTGCACAGTAGCCCGCGCTGGTTCAGCTCTCGGCACTCGTCGAtgtctggaggtgggggtgacaGGTGCGGACTTCGCGAGGGCGCCACAGCCGCGCGGCCCTCTGCTTCTGGGAACCTCAGGGTTCTGCAGGACCCGGACCCGCCCCGCCGGCCCGCGGCCAGCCTCTGGTCCCGCCCCCGTGGCCCTGCCCCCTAGGTCCGGCTCACCGACGCAGCGCGCACGGGAGGCGTCCAGCTGGAAGCCGCCGGGACACTCGCACACTGCGCCTCCCGGCCGCGGCACGCAGCGGCCACTCACGCAGCGGCACTCGTCCGAATCCTCCTCGGAGCTGTCCTCTTCTGCGCCGGCCAAAAGAATGCAGGCGTCAGCACCGCCCCTAGCCATGGCCGCGGACCCCGCCTCTGCCCCTCCCGCTACACTCACCTCGTGGGGGCTTCCCCAGCAGCAACGGGCTCGCGTCCCAGAAGGAATTGCTCTCACTCTGCGACGTCGGGCACTGGGACCCTGAGAGGAGCAGTGGACGGTGAGCAGTCTGCAGCGTCGATTCTCTCTGGCTCCCGTCCTCAAACTCCCTCCGGGCCAACCCCTTCACCGCCTGCTTACCGGCGCCACGCGGCGGGCACGGGCGGCACTGGGCTCCCCAACCTCGGCCCTGGCGACAGCAGCAGTCGTCGAAGGTGAGGGCGGGCCCTGCCAGGGGACCCGCACACATGCCATCCTCTCCGCGCTGGCCCCAGCACACGTCCCGCCGCTCCGGGGCACGCTCTGCGGAGGTGAACCCGGAGTCAGGGAGGAGCCTAAAGCATGGACCACCTGTTCCCAATCCAACCCACCCTAGCGGGAACCTCAGCCTGAGGTCTCCACGCGGTGGACAGGGTCCTGGAGAGCTCAAGACCACCCTCGCCCTCACCGGCCGGGCTCTCAGGGAGCTGGCAGTCGCGCCCAGAGGGCCCGGGTATCCAGGGCAGGCGGCACTCGCAGCGGTAGGAGCCAGGCAGGTTGACGCAGCGGCCAGGGCGGCAGGCTGCGGGGTCCTGGCACTCGTCCACGTCTACGGGCAGCGAGGGGATGGGTGAGAGTGGTAGTCACAGCTTGGTT
This Camelus ferus isolate YT-003-E chromosome 10, BCGSAC_Cfer_1.0, whole genome shotgun sequence DNA region includes the following protein-coding sequences:
- the SCYL1 gene encoding N-terminal kinase-like protein isoform X3 gives rise to the protein MWFFARDPVRDFPFELSPEPPEGGPPGPWVLHRGRKKATGSPVSIFVYDVKPGAEEQTQVAKAAFKRLKTLRHPNILAYIDGLETDKCLHVVTEAVTPLGIYLKARAEAGGLKELELSWGLHQIVKALSFLVNDCSLIHNNVCMAAVFVDRAGEWKLGGLDYMYSAQGNGGGPPRKGVPELEQYDPPELADGSGRAVREKWSADMWRLGCLIWEVFNGPLPRAAALRNPGKIPKSLVPHYCELVGANPKLRPNPARFLQNCRAPGGFMNNRFVETNLFLEEIQIKEPAEKQKFFQELSKSLDSFPEDFCRHKVLPQLLTAFEFGNAGAVVLTPLFKVGKFLSTEEYQQKIIPVVVKMFSSTDRAMRIRLLQQMEQFIQYLDEPTVNTQIFPHVVHGFLDTNPAIREQTVKSMLLLAPKLNEANLNVELMKHFARLQAKDEQGPIRCNTTVCLGKIGSYLSASTRHRVLTSAFSRATKDPFAPSRVAGVLGFAATHNLYSMSDCAHKILPVLCSLTVDPEKSVRDQAFKAIRSFLSKLESVSEDPTQLAEVEKDVHAASSPGMGGAAASWAGWAVTGVSSLTSKLIRAHPTAAPAETNVPQRPMPEGLPAPAPTPVPATPTTSGHWEIQEEDKDTEEDSSATDRWDDEDWGSLECLPGDQQGEQEAESVLAQQNDWSTGGQASWAGQTSNPGHKSPESDWSSWEAEGSWEQGWQEPSPPEPPPEGTRLASEYNWGGPEPSDKGDPFAALSARREAGAQPKLDSWGDDNWEGLETESRQAKTELARKKREERRREMEAKRAEKKAAKGPMKLGTRKLD
- the SCYL1 gene encoding N-terminal kinase-like protein isoform X2, which gives rise to MWFFARDPVRDFPFELSPEPPEGGPPGPWVLHRGRKKATGSPVSIFVYDVKPGAEEQTQVAKAAFKRLKTLRHPNILAYIDGLETDKCLHVVTEAVTPLGIYLKARAEAGGLKELELSWGLHQIVKALSFLVNDCSLIHNNVCMAAVFVDRAGEWKLGGLDYMYSAQGNGGGPPRKGVPELEQYDPPELADGSGRAVREKWSADMWRLGCLIWEVFNGPLPRAAALRNPGKIPKSLVPHYCELVGANPKLRPNPARFLQNCRAPGGFMNNRFVETNLFLEEIQIKEPAEKQKFFQELSKSLDSFPEDFCRHKVLPQLLTAFEFGNAGAVVLTPLFKVGKFLSTEEYQQKIIPVVVKMFSSTDRAMRIRLLQQMEQFIQYLDEPTVNTQIFPHVVHGFLDTNPAIREQTVKSMLLLAPKLNEANLNVELMKHFARLQAKDEQGPIRCNTTVCLGKIGSYLSASTRHRVLTSAFSRATKDPFAPSRVAGVLGFAATHNLYSMSDCAHKILPVLCSLTVDPEKSVRDQAFKAIRSFLSKLESVSEDPTQLAEVEKDVHAASSPGMGGAAASWAGWAVTGVSSLTSKLIRAHPTAAPAETNVPQRPMPEGLPAPAPTPVPATPTTSGHWEIQEEDKDTEEDSSATDRWDDEDWGSLEEAESVLAQQNDWSTGGQASWAGQTSNPGHKSPESDWSSWEAEGSWEQGWQEPSPPEPPPEGTRLASEYNWGGPEPSDKGDPFAALSARREAGAQPKLDSWGDDNWEGLETESRQAKTELARKKREERRREMEAKRAEKKAAKGPMKLGTRKLD
- the SCYL1 gene encoding N-terminal kinase-like protein isoform X4, with translation MWFFARDPVRDFPFELSPEPPEGGPPGPWVLHRGRKKATGSPVSIFVYDVKPGAEEQTQVAKAAFKRLKTLRHPNILAYIDGLETDKCLHVVTEAVTPLGIYLKARAEAGGLKELELSWGLHQIVKALSFLVNDCSLIHNNVCMAAVFVDRAGEWKLGGLDYMYSAQGNGGGPPRKGVPELEQYDPPELADGSGRAVREKWSADMWRLGCLIWEVFNGPLPRAAALRNPGKIPKSLVPHYCELVGANPKLRPNPARFLQNCRAPGGFMNNRFVETNLFLEEIQIKEPAEKQKFFQELSKSLDSFPEDFCRHKVLPQLLTAFEFGNAGAVVLTPLFKVGKFLSTEEYQQKIIPVVVKMFSSTDRAMRIRLLQQMEQFIQYLDEPTVNTQIFPHVVHGFLDTNPAIREQTVKSMLLLAPKLNEANLNVELMKHFARLQAKDEQGPIRCNTTVCLGKIGSYLSASAFKAIRSFLSKLESVSEDPTQLAEVEKDVHAASSPGMGGAAASWAGWAVTGVSSLTSKLIRAHPTAAPAETNVPQRPMPEGLPAPAPTPVPATPTTSGHWEIQEEDKDTEEDSSATDRWDDEDWGSLECLPGDQQGEQEAESVLAQQNDWSTGGQASWAGQTSNPGHKSPESDWSSWEAEGSWEQGWQEPSPPEPPPEGTRLASEYNWGGPEPSDKGDPFAALSARREAGAQPKLDSWGDDNWEGLETESRQAKTELARKKREERRREMEAKRAEKKAAKGPMKLGTRKLD
- the SCYL1 gene encoding N-terminal kinase-like protein isoform X1 → MWFFARDPVRDFPFELSPEPPEGGPPGPWVLHRGRKKATGSPVSIFVYDVKPGAEEQTQVAKAAFKRLKTLRHPNILAYIDGLETDKCLHVVTEAVTPLGIYLKARAEAGGLKELELSWGLHQIVKALSFLVNDCSLIHNNVCMAAVFVDRAGEWKLGGLDYMYSAQGNGGGPPRKGVPELEQYDPPELADGSGRAVREKWSADMWRLGCLIWEVFNGPLPRAAALRNPGKIPKSLVPHYCELVGANPKLRPNPARFLQNCRAPGGFMNNRFVETNLFLEEIQIKEPAEKQKFFQELSKSLDSFPEDFCRHKVLPQLLTAFEFGNAGAVVLTPLFKVGKFLSTEEYQQKIIPVVVKMFSSTDRAMRIRLLQQMEQFIQYLDEPTVNTQIFPHVVHGFLDTNPAIREQTVKSMLLLAPKLNEANLNVELMKHFARLQAKDEQGPIRCNTTVCLGKIGSYLSASTRHRVLTSAFSRATKDPFAPSRVAGVLGFAATHNLYSMSDCAHKILPVLCSLTVDPEKSVRDQAFKAIRSFLSKLESVSEDPTQLAEVEKDVHAASSPGMGGAAASWAGWAVTGVSSLTSKLIRAHPTAAPAETNVPQRPMPEGLPAPAPTPVPATPTTSGHWEIQEEDKDTEEDSSATDRWDDEDWGSLEQEAESVLAQQNDWSTGGQASWAGQTSNPGHKSPESDWSSWEAEGSWEQGWQEPSPPEPPPEGTRLASEYNWGGPEPSDKGDPFAALSARREAGAQPKLDSWGDDNWEGLETESRQAKTELARKKREERRREMEAKRAEKKAAKGPMKLGTRKLD